One Carcharodon carcharias isolate sCarCar2 chromosome 1, sCarCar2.pri, whole genome shotgun sequence DNA window includes the following coding sequences:
- the LOC121283965 gene encoding importin subunit alpha-3-like, with protein sequence MADTNKLDNQRIKSFKKKGRDLETVRRQQNEIVVELRKIKRDEHYLKRRNVLVGNEETDPDGDIRVQNVSLEEIVKSAASENQEIQLGGVQAARELVSSDYAPPIGDLIKSGIFPILIRCLEQDHNHQLQLEAVWALANIAYGPSEHTEAVIKSNAVPLLLRLLRCSHQDVCEQALLTLGNIIADGPKCRDYVISLGILKPVLSFVSASVPITFLRTVTWVIVNLCRQKDPPLPKETVQEILPALCVLVHHKDIHILIDTVLALSYLTDAEDEQIQMVIDSGIVPNLVPLFSHQEVNIQTASLRALGNIVTGTDEQAQVVLNCGALSHFPALLTHPNTKINKDAVWFLSNVTAGNQQQEQAVINANLVPMIVNLMANGDYATQKETAWVIANLANCGRKDQIDYLIEQNAVVPFCKLLTLLDPQIIIVVLDGLSNILNTAHDKTELVANSIEECGGLQMIEQLQLHENEEIYKLAYDILDQLTSEEGEDAILMPEQMEDAKLGFTSSTSNPEKEFHI encoded by the coding sequence ATGGCCGATACCAATAAGTTGGATAATCAAAGGATAAAGAGTTTCAAGAAAAAGGGGCGGGATCTGGAGACTGTGCGACGGCAACAAAATGAGATCGTTGTTGAACTCAGAAAAATCAAAAGGGATGAACACTACTTAAAACGAAGGAATGTACTAGTAGGAAATGAAGAAACTGATCCTGATGGTGATATCAGAGTGCAAAATGTATCATTAGAAGAAATAGTAAAAAGCGCAGCTAGTGAAAACCAAGAAATCCAGCTAGGAGGAGTGCAAGCTGCGAGAGAGCTAGTGTCCAGTGATTATGCTCCTCCAATAGGTGACTTAATCAAATCTGGCATTTTTCCAATTCTTATTCGCTGTTTAGAACAGGACCACAATCATCAATTGCAGTTAGAAGCTGTGTGGGCTTTAGCAAACATTGCTTATGGTCCTTCAGAACACACAGAGGCTGTGATTAAATCAAATGCTGTTCCACTCTTGTTAAGGCTGCTAAGATGTTCTCATCAGGATGTGTGTGAACAAGCACTTCTGACTTTAGGCAACATCATAGCTGATGGGCCTAAATGCAGAGATTATGTAATTAGTCTAGGTATTCTAAAGCCCGTTCTTTCTTTTGTCAGTGCTTCAGTACCCATTACTTTCCTCCGCACTGTCACATGGGTCATTGTTAATCTCTGCCGTCAGAAAGACCCTCCCCTGCCAAAGGAAACTGTTCAAGAGATTCTTCCAGCTCTGTGTGTTCTTGTTCACCATAAAGATATTCATATCTTAATAGACACTGTTTTGGCCTTGTCCTACTTAACAGATGCTGAAGATGAGCAGATCCAGATGGTTATAGATTCAGGAATAGTTCCTAATTTGGTACCTCTTTTTAGCCATCAGGAGGTCAATATTCAGACTGCATCATTGCGAGCTTTAGGAAATATTGTAACTGGTACTGATGAACAAGCACAAGTGGTCTTGAACTGCGGGGCTCTTTCTCATTTCCCAGCATTGCTAACTCATCCTAATACAAAAATCAACAAGGATGCTGTATGGTTTCTCTCCAATGTCACTGCTGGaaaccagcagcaagaacaggCAGTGATTAACGCTAACCTTGTTCCTATGATTGTAAACCTCATGGCAAATGGGGATTATGCTACTCAGAAAGAAACTGCCTGGGTTATAGCCAATCTAGCTAATTGTGGCAGGAAAGATCAGATCGACTACTTGATTGAACAGAATGCAGTAGTTCCTTTTTGCAAACTGCTAACTCTGCTGGACCCTCAGATAATTATTGTGGTGCTGGATGGGTTAAGCAATATCCTGAATACAGCACATGATAAGACAGAATTGGTAGCAAACTCGATTGAAGAGTGTGGAGGTTTGCAAATGATTGAACAATTACAACTGCATGAAAATGAGGAGATATATAAACTGGCATATGATATCCTTGATCAGTTGACATCAGAGGAAGGTGAAGATGCTATTCTGATGCCAGAACAAATGGAAGATGCAAAACTTGGTTTTACTTCTTCCACAAGCAATCCAGAAAAAGAGTTCCACATCTAA